atgttactgtccccactacaacacaaaTATACCTAAATAGATgtcattttgtccttgaaacatttaattccATTCGTtgctatggaggactgctcctactgggtagtgccaatatggccgaccagtGGCTTCATATCCTCTCAATGGCCAATGCATaacatcagcaatccagggttaaTATGCAGTACATCATTGGTACCGACTCAAAGGGCCAAGCTTTCATAAACAGGAACCAAATTCATATTTCAGCTCGTCATTGTAATTTCTAAGCAAAATATATTTATCTGTGAATGAGATCATTGCTTGAATACAGGTGCTGCCAATGTCCATTGGGGAGATGACAGCATTGTCTATGATAAATCTTACATTCTGTTAGCTGTGCAAAACTATATAATGGTTAATACGGACTTTATAGTTGTACATTTTAGAAATATTCGCAATAGTTTCCATGTCCTATGTTTTGTTCTGATGCTTTCACACTGCCTGTTCTGCTGGTAGTACCACACTCACATTGTGACTGCGTGTAGCCTGTTTTAGAGGCCTAGTGCCCTGTTTATACTCTTATCATCCAAAGGTCATGAAAGCTCAGACGGGGAAAATAGCAGGACAGTTAGATATGGGAAAATACACATAATTAGCGAGGCAGAACTTCATCAGCCTGAGCTGGCATCGTCCCTAGGAAGAGATCAGGAGCTGACAGTTTTGCGAGCTCTGCAAATACTGTACAACTTAGGAGTTATACTGACATGCCCACCTCTGCCCCTCATTTGGGTACACAATCATTGTTTTTTTTGTGACACAGACTAGAATTTACAACAGCCGCTTTTAACTTTTATCAAGAGTGGAAATAACCTTGTGGTTGAAGAACCACTATTCAGCGGGGTTGACAAAAGTCAGGCAGCAACTGTCAATATTTGTTGTGTTGCCCAAGTTTGGACCACATTTGTCTTCAATTAGTAAAAATGTATGAACAATTACATTTGAATCAGCAAAATATATAGACCAATAGATTTAATAATAACAGTTAGGTTTTAACTCAAGCCAcccacaaaaaaaatgtaacttGAAGAGGAATTTTATACActcacagagagacggagagagagagcgcgagagagagagagcgagagagagagagagagaaagcgaaagggagagagagattcgCTTACCCAGGTGGTCATGTGCAAATAGTCTCCTGTACTTTGGAGTTTAGAGTCAAGTTTGTCCATTCCTTTTTGGTCTTTTTTGTTTGGTGGGATATCAATAAGAATAACTACCTAGAGCAACAAGATGACAAGGATTTGTTTATTTGTCATAACTGCGGTATTCATGGTGGAAAACGAGTTCACTTCTGGAGGTAGGCTTCACAcatttaacaaaaaaacagatatcGACAAACAGTATCCTATGCTATTCACAAGTGCCTCTTTATCAGTCTTTATGATAGTATAGAAATACCGTACGAATGTGATGTTTGATTCACATATTATTCACATAACATTTTCTATTATATCCGCTTAACATAAACCCAAACCAGGGCTTGACTTTGATTTCAGTAAACTGGCCTCACTTCTTCCCTGATAACTCATGCCCGTAGTGGGCACAGGGGCATGTTCCCCCTCAGCTTTGtcctgtttaaaaatatatatctataatAATTTTAATGCATTCTTTTGtggttgtttctctgtaatacctAGCCAtctagcaattttatgaagttgttttagctagcccagataggttcTCAATCACCCATCCTtataactagctaccaagaagccatttcaggtTATCAAGTCAGAGTAGATTACTTGtataactatcttagctggcatgcctgctggcaaggttggtagactttagaaaataAATGCAATAGCTAAATGgataagactcacattcctttcaatcttttacaCAGAAGTTAGCAGAGATGAAGGGAATCACACACTACATGACctaaagtatatggacacctgctcgtcgaacatctcattccaaaatcatgggaattaatatggagttagttGCCCTTTGCTGccttaacagcctccactcttctgggaaggctttccactagatgttggaacattgctgtggggacttgcttccattcagccacaagagcatttgtgaggtTGGGCGCTGctgttgggtgattaggcttggcttgcagtcggcgttccaattaatcccaaaggtgtttgatggggttgaggtcagtgctctgtgcaggccagtcaagttcttccacgttTTACCCCGTTTTCGTGATATCCAAATGGTAGtaacagtcttgtcccatcgctgcaactcctgtaccgATTCCGGaaagacgaaggtcgagagccatgcttcCTCCGAAACAAGACCTCGCCAAGCCTCACTGCTTCCTGACACGCTGTtcccttaacccggaagccagctgcaccaatgtgtcggagtaaACGGCACGCACCtggccgccacaaggagtcactagagcgcgatgggacaaggacatcccggctggccaaaccctcccctaacccggacgatgctgagccaattgtgcgccgcctcatggacctctcggtcgcggccggctgtgacacagtctggcatcaaacccgggtctgtagtgacgcctctggcactgcgatgcagtgcctcagaccgctgcgccactcgggaggcctcgacaaaccatttctgtatggacctcactttgtgcacaagtgcattgtcatgatgaaacaggaaaatgccttccccaaactgttgccacacagttggaagcacagaatcgtatagaatttcattgtatgctgtagagttaagaggcctagcccaaaccataaaaccatgaaaaacagccccagaccattattccccctccaccaaactttacagttggcactatacattcgggcaggtagcattctcctggcatccgccaagcccagattcatctgtcggactgccagatggtgaagcgtgattcatcactccagagaatgcatttccactactccagagtccaatggtggcaagctttacaacagtccagctgacgcttgacattgcgcatggtaatcttaggcttgtgtgaggctgctcagCCATAGAAACCCAGTTCATGAATCTCCTgtcaaacagttattgtgctgacgttgcttgcagaggcagtttggaactcggtagtgagtgttgcaactgaggacagacacatTTTTACctgctatgcgcttcagcactctgcagtcccattctgtgagcttgtgtggcataccactttgcagctgagccgttgttgctcctagacgtttccacttcacaataacagcacttacagtttgaCCAGGGAAGCTATAGCAGGGCAGACATTGGACgaactgatttgttggaaaggtggcatcctatgatagttccacattgaaagtcactgagctcttcagtaaggccattctactgccaatgtttgtctatggagattgcatggctgtgtgctcgattgttatgtccacatacgtttgtataTTTAGTTTCTTcgggaggatacagacagctcaagaggtatgcttagacATGCAGAAAAATAAGCATATATTTTTTAatagaattaagcataatgattatgactctagattgcaggaaaaagctgtttAAAGTGTTTGAAAAATGCAAAATTCTTCAACTTCCTGACGGGGGCCCTAGCCCCCCTCCAGACTCCCCTCTAGTCATCCTCGCATACTTTGCGCCCCCTCCGAATTTTGGTGTGCATGTGACCCCTGCTCCTTCCAGTTCAGTTGTCAGTCAGTCAAATGCAGTGGCACATTGTATAAACTTCAGGGTACAGATACAGGATGAGAGCATAAGGGCGAGGATGAGAAGAGTCAGAGGAAGGGACGTTTTCTATATGTCAATGATGATATTTTCTTCTTAATGGGAAACGACATATGCTTTGCCAACCTGAACCTATAAGGGGAATTCATTTCAACTCAATTGTTCATCCATTTCTGTCCTCGGTTCCTCCCCAGCCTCAGTGTTTCTGTCCAGGCAGTCTGCAGACACCCTCTTGAGGAGGCAGAAGCGCTACAACACGGGGGCCTTCGAGGAGATGAAGAAGGACAACCTGGAGAGGGAGTGTATCGAGGAGCGCTGCAATCTGGAGGAGGCGAGGGAAGTGTTTGAGAATGAGGAGAAAACAGTAGGTAACATCCCCTACAACCCCACATGAAGTCCATCTGCCCATTAGGCTCTGCCATGTCAAGTGATGGACAGCATCAATAATGGTGTTTCTTTTTCTTTTGATTTAGATGAAATTCTGGGCGAATTACCTTGGTAAGCATTAAGGCAAAAAAAAATTAATTAATCAATATTCTGTAGAGATAGTAGAGTTGTACAATGAGCTGATTGGTATAATGTATCTCATATACCTGTAGTCAAGTCTTTGTCTATGTGCCCCTACAGACGGGGACCAGTGTGAGTCCAACCCATGCCAGAATGGGGGGAAGTGTAAAGATGCCATGAGTGCTTACGTATGCTGGTGTCTACCTCAATTCAATGGGAAAAACTGTGAGATCGGTGAGCAACGCGGTCCCTGTTATctgtttaaaatcaaatcaaacgcaGTAACGTCAACCAACTTGTCATCCACTTGGCATTCGATTGGATTTGCAGATATTCCTGCTTTAACCTGAACATTGCATATGTTTACCTTCTAGTAGCTTACATGTTAACCTCGTTAACCCCCCCCCCATTGTTCAAAATCAACTCGTCTCCTAATCCTGTTCTCATGGATTCTCCCTACTCAGAGATGGCTAAGCAGTGTGACATTAACAACGGTGGCTGCTCCCACTTCTGTGTGCTGAACGCCCAGCATGCAGTGTGTGACTGTGCCACAGGGTATAGACTGGCTCCGGACAAGACCACCTGCGAACCAGAAGGTACTGATTGATCCTGCATATAAGTCCGCGCACCTTGTTCTCTTTGCGTTGATTTAAATCATTTATCATCTATTTTTCAACCGGTCTTATCTATGTTTGTTTTGGCCAGGACCATTCCCCTGTGGTCATCTTGGCAAGGCTATAAGCGCAACACTGTCCTCTCGGTCGATCATCACAGCCGTAAATGTTGATCAGACTCGGCAGGAAGAGACATCCAACGCCCTCAATATCACTGAGACACCGGAGGCCACTGTGAACAACACCTTGGATTCTCTTGTGATCAACGCCACCACCACAACCCCCCACCGCGTCAGCAGCACCAGTAGCAGCCACTCTTCCTCAGTGCTGGGGGACTTGCCCTCCTGGGCCTTCTTCCCAACACTGCCCACCATCCAGGAAGAGAAATCCAGCGACCAGCGCATCGTTGGGGGAAACACAGTGAAACCTGGGGAGATCCCCTGGCAGGTAGGACagtcgtgtgagtgtgtgagtgtaacTAAGCCCCTCCAGTCAATGTGTTTAGACTGCGGTTGTCTGTGCTAACCTCTGGGACACTGCCAGGTGTCCCTGATGAGCAAGCTGACCGGGCAGAACTTCTGTGGTGGCACCCTCCTCAGTGAGATGTGGGTCATCACCGCTGCCCACTGCCTGAACGAGGGCAAGATTGGAACCTTCTTCATCAGAGTGGGTGAGTCAAACCAAGTAGGAGTGACTGCCTATTTGGTATTTGTGCTTCATTCGTTCAAAATAATGTTCATCTGATCACAATTCCTCTCGC
Above is a genomic segment from Oncorhynchus masou masou isolate Uvic2021 chromosome 12, UVic_Omas_1.1, whole genome shotgun sequence containing:
- the f9b gene encoding coagulation factor IXb, which gives rise to MTRICLFVITAVFMVENEFTSGASVFLSRQSADTLLRRQKRYNTGAFEEMKKDNLERECIEERCNLEEAREVFENEEKTMKFWANYLDGDQCESNPCQNGGKCKDAMSAYVCWCLPQFNGKNCEIEMAKQCDINNGGCSHFCVLNAQHAVCDCATGYRLAPDKTTCEPEGPFPCGHLGKAISATLSSRSIITAVNVDQTRQEETSNALNITETPEATVNNTLDSLVINATTTTPHRVSSTSSSHSSSVLGDLPSWAFFPTLPTIQEEKSSDQRIVGGNTVKPGEIPWQVSLMSKLTGQNFCGGTLLSEMWVITAAHCLNEGKIGTFFIRVGEHNMQVKDGTEHDHAVAEHHMHPRYDAKISQYNHDIALLKLRTPAHLSDYSLPICLGPKDFTETLLREASSSVVSGWGRMRFQGPESSILQKVEVPYVDRTECKGSSAERVSRFMFCAGYRSEQKDSCQGDSGGPHVTQYRDTWFLTGIVSWGEECAKEGKYGIYTRVSRYFPWISNVTGLRSIGSNSEPDV